A window from Culex pipiens pallens isolate TS chromosome 3, TS_CPP_V2, whole genome shotgun sequence encodes these proteins:
- the LOC120415946 gene encoding uncharacterized protein LOC120415946: MISNYVNYQHQQHPKENNWIQQDIMRSKHFLRENDQLYVTRADKGNKVVVIGAEEYRRKMRELVNDTTTYRQLEGDPTHTILSDLNTLVKQWWTDKQISGPKKRELLLFHCNPPRIYGLPKIHKPNRPLRPVVSTIGTATYKMAKFLAGILGHLVGKTNSHVRSSFTFAEEISKVEVPDGCVMYSLDVVSLYTNIPVDKIYRCIKARYGELARYTSIPWPSFKKALKIVLENAFFQYEGKIYGQTFGVPMGSPLSSVVSDIVMEKLERKNINKLQQKNITLHVYKRYVDDCFVVGREEDITTVVDTFNSTYESLQFTLEREKDASIRFLDLTLTRAGRKIEKKWYPKQENGRYLDYLSESPRCHKRNTAIALVDRALMLTDPDKRPESIRIVKNILLTNNYPAWFISRTLKERVHFLYNSLEQERKRDERASSYASVAYIPHLSEKVGKALRKHGVVAAYKPNNKIKNTVFSKLKDKIPMMQQTNVVYSVPCGACADKVYIGQTSQKLEKRLKQHKDAVRTNNPSSGLAQHSLELGHVFDFSRASILEKVETERLRCTAEMLHIKMRGSGAVNLQRESASLSSSYNCLLKKIRETERATRSAVADQATQQEE, translated from the coding sequence ACTACGTGAACTACCAACACCAACAACACCCAAAAGAAAACAACTGGATCCAACAGGACATCATGCGTAGTAAACACTTCTTGAGAGAGAACGATCAGCTGTACGTGACAAGGGCAGACAAAGGGAATAAGGTGGTTGTCATCGGAGCAGAAGAGTATCGACGTAAGATGAGAGAACTTGTAAACGACACAACCACGTACAGACAGCTTGAAGGGGATCCCACTCACACCATCTTGAGTGACCTAAACACTCTTGTCAAGCAATGGTGGACAGATAAACAAATCAGTGGCCCCAAGAAACGAGAGCTGCTTCTGTTCCACTGCAACCCCCCGCGGATCTACGGCCTCCCCAAGATCCACAAACCGAACAGACCACTCCGCCCGGTCGTGTCGACGATTGGGACAGCCACGTACAAAATGGCCAAGTTCCTCGCGGGCATACTGGGTCATCTGGTGGGGAAGACCAACAGTCACGTAAGGAGCAGTTTCACCTTCGCTGAAGAGATCAGTAAGGTGGAAGTACCTGATGGTTGCGTGATGTACTCGCTGGATGTAGTCTCGTTGTACACTAACATCCCAGTGGACAAGATCTACAGGTGTATCAAGGCAAGATATGGGGAACTTGCCAGGTACACCTCTATCCCGTGGCCAAGCTTCAAAAAAGCACTAAAAATTGTACTAGAAAACGCCTTTTTCCAGTACGAAGGTAAAATTTACGGCCAAACCTTCGGCGTCCCGATGGGGTCTCCTCTCTCTTCGGTAGTCTCCGACATTGTGATGGAAAAGCTCGAAcgaaaaaacatcaacaaactGCAGCAGAAAAACATCACTCTCCATGTGTACAAACGCTACGTCGACGACTGCTTTGTGGTAGGAAGAGAAGAAGACATCACCACCGTTGTTGATACCTTCAACTCAACGTACGAAAGCCTGCAGTTTACGTTGGAGAGAGAGAAAGACGCCTCCATTAGGTTCCTCGATCTCACGTTGACCAGAGCAGGACGAAAGATCGAGAAGAAGTGGTACCCCAAACAAGAGAACGGTCGCTACCTGGACTACCTCTCGGAGAGCCCAAGGTGTCACAAACGTAACACTGCTATCGCTCTGGTTGACCGGGCACTTATGCTAACCGATCCGGACAAGCGACCAGAGAGCATACGCATAGTAAAGAACATCCTACTGACCAACAACTACCCAGCTTGGTTCATCTCGCGCACTCTCAAGGAGAGGGTGCATTTTCTGTACAACTCTCTCGAGCAGGAGAGAAAAAGGGACGAGAGAGCGAGCTCATACGCATCAGTGGCGTATATCCCCCACCTCAGCGAGAAGGTTGGGAAAGCGCTACGCAAACACGGCGTTGTTGCTGCATACAAGCCAAACAACAAGATCAAGAACACAGTTTTCAGCAAATTGAAGGATAAAATCCCCATGATGCAGCAGACAAACGTCGTGTACAGCGTACCGTGCGGAGCCTGCGCCGACAAGGTGTACATCGGACAAACCTCGCAGAAGCTTGAGAAGAGGCTGAAACAACACAAGGACGCGGTCAGAACCAACAACCCCAGCTCTGGTCTCGCCCAGCACTCTTTGGAGTTAGGACATGTTTTCGACTTCTCCCGTGCGAGCATTTTGGAGAAGGTCGAAACAGAGAGACTGAGATGTACAGCAGAGATGTTACACATCAAAATGAGGGGCAGTGGAGCAGTCAACCTGCAGAGAGAGTCGGCGTCGCTCTCGTCGTCGTACAACTGCCTGCTCAAGAAGATACGCGAGACGGAAAGAGCGACGCGGTCAGCTGTAGCAGATCAGGCGACCCAGCAGGAGGAGTAG